The Symphalangus syndactylus isolate Jambi chromosome 16, NHGRI_mSymSyn1-v2.1_pri, whole genome shotgun sequence genome has a window encoding:
- the HAUS3 gene encoding HAUS augmin-like complex subunit 3 isoform X2 has translation MSCGNEFVETLKKIGYPKADNLNGEDFDWLFEGVEDESFLKWFCGNVNEQNVLSERELEAFSILQKSGKPILEGAALDEALKTCKTSDLKTPRLDDKELEKLEDEVQTLLKLKNLKIQRRNKCQLMASVTSHKSLRLNAKEEEATKKLKQSQGILNAVITKISNELQALTDEVTQLMMFFRHSNLGQGTNPLVFLSQFSLEKYLSQEEQSTAALTLYTKKQFFQGIHEVVESSNEDNFQLLDIQTPSICDNQEILEERRLEMARLQLAYICAQHQLIHLKASNSSMKSSIKWAEESLHSLTSKAVDKENLDAKISSLTSEIMKLEKQITQIKDRSLPAVVRENAQLLNMPMVKGDFDLQIAKQDYYTARQELVLNQLIKQKASFELLQLSYEIELRKHRDIYRQLENLVQELSQSNMMLYKQLEMLTDPSVSQQINPRNTIDTKDYSTHRLYQLLEGENKKKDLFLTHGNLEEVAEKLKQNVSLVQDQLAVSAQEHSFFLSKRNKDVDMLCDTLYQGGNQLLLSDQIC, from the exons ATGAGTTGTGGAAATGAGTTTGTAGAAACGTTAAAAAAAATTGGTTATCCCAAAGCTGATAATCTTAATGGAGAAGACTTTGACTGGTTGTTTGAGGGCGTTGAAGATGAATCGTTTCTGAAGTGGTTTTGTGGGAATGTGAATGAACAGAACGTGTTGTCTGAAAGAGAATTGGAAGCTTTTAGCATTCTTCAGAAATCAGGCAAGCCTATCCTAGAAGGGGCGGCATTGGATGAAGCTCTTAAAACGTGTAAAACTTCTGATTTGAAGACACCTAGACTGGATGATAAAGAGCTGGAGAAATTAGAGGATGAGGTTCAAACTCTACTGAAATTAAAGAACCTAAAAATTCAGCGACGTAATAAATGTCAATTGATGGCTTCAGTAACTAGCCACAAATCTCTGAGGTTAAATGCTAAAGAAGAAGAAGCCACTAAGAAGCTGAAGCAGAGTCAAGGAATTCTAAATGCAGTGATCACTAAGATCAGTAATGAACTTCAGGCTCTTACTGATGAAGTTACACAATTGATGATGTTCTTCAGACATTCTAATTTAGGTCAAGGGACAAATCCACTGgtatttttatcacaattttcCTTGGAAAAATACTTAAGTCAGGAAGAGCAAAGCACAGCAGCATTAACTTTGTATACCAAAAAACAGTTCTTTCAGGGTATACATGAAGTAGTTGAAAGTTCAAATGAAGACAATTTTCAACTTTTAGATATACAGACACCATCTATTTGTGATAATCAAGAAATCCTTGAGGAGAGACGACTAGAGATGGCTAGACTGCAGCTCGCATACATTTGTGCTCAACATCAGTTAATTCACTTGAAAGCAAGTAATTCGAGCATGAAGTCAAGTATAAAATGGGCAGAGGAGAGTCTTCATAGCCTAACCAGCAAG GCTGTGGACAAAGAAAATTTGGATGCTAAAATTTCTAGCTTGACCAGTGAGATTATGAAACTTGAAAAACAGATCACTCAAATAAAGGACAGAAGTTTACCTGCTGTGGTAAGAGAGAATGCCCAGTTATTGAATATGCCAATGGTAAAGGGAGATTTTGATCTGCAGATTGCTAAACAAGATTATTATACAGCAAGACAAGAGTTAGTtttaaatcaattaataaaacaaaaggcaTCATTTGAACTTCTACAGTTATCATATGAAATTGAATTAAGAAAGCATCGGGACATATATCGTCAACTTGAAAATTTGGTTCAAGAACTTAGTCAAAGTAACATGATGCTCTACAAGCAATTAGAAATGTTAACAGATCCGTCAGTTTCTCAGCAGATAAATCCAAGGAATACCATTGATACTAAGGATTATTCTACTCATAG gcTTTACCAACTTTTAGAgggagagaataagaaaaaagactTGTTTCTAACTCATGGAAACCTTGAGGAGGTGGCTGAGAAATTGAAACAGAATGTTTCTTTAGTACAAGATCAGTTGGCAGTATCTGCTCAAGAAcactctttctttctgtccaaacGGAATAAGGATGTGGACATGCTTTGTGATACTTTGTATCAAGGAGGAAATCAGCTTTTGCTTAGTGATCAG atatgttaa